The genomic window ATACCTACGCAGCCATATTCTCTCTGACAGTCTGACCAGAACAAAATGAACACTTCTTGAAGGGAACCTACTGTATTTATATTCATGTCACAGGAAGCCAGAAGGAGAAGTGGCCTGATTGTCAACAGCTTGTAAACTATAGCTCCCATAGCAGCTTCTTGGGTTTATTCATATctagggatgagcacattttttcaccaggcatggcaaaatgggcgcagtcgtgtaaaaaaaagtctcGCCAttttttttcggtgaagcaaaatgggacagattcgctcagcactatTCGTATCCCATACAGAGATATATTATGTCTACATTAGCATGGGTATGCAGGGCCGCAGAATTTCGGCATAAGAGTGCATACCCCCAATATAGTGTGCATAACAACTTGGGTGGGATTTACCAATTTATTAGTTTTGGTTAGTATTTTCTGTTTGGTTAGTATTTTCTGTTAGCAGTATACATGTATATTGGGTCATAATATCAGTTGGGTGCGTAGACAGAGAGCCCTGAAGGAAATAGGATCATTTTATATAATGCTCGTCTTCTGCAGAACTAAAAGCActttacagcaagcaaggcagccattataggcACACTGAGTATACTGGGACCCCAGGAGATAAAGTCCAGGTCCACAAGAAGTTCCACAGGGAATTAAACCAGAGTCTGTAGCATCAGATCCTACATCAAGGGTTGATCGCTTAACCTCTAGGCCAATGTGGGACAATGGTGATACGGTCACAGAAGAAGTTAACATTAGCTGCCTGGGGAGGCAGGAGTTCACCTTTTATGTGGGTCAATAGAAACTGAGTGGCTGCCCTTATCAAGGTGGTCCATCATGAAGACAATTTAGAGTAcatgatgtcatctacttggactttgctaaagcgtttgatacagtacctcacagaaggttaatgatcaaattgagggatattggcctagaacataatatttgtaattggatagagaactggctgaaggatagagtacaaagagtggttgtaaatggaacattttctaattgggccagtgtggttagtgggtactgcaggggtcagtccttgggcctttgctttttaacttgtttattaatgacctggaggtgggcatagacagtactgtttctatttttgctgatgacacaaaattgtgcaaaactataagttccatgcaggatgctgccgctttgcagagcgatttgacaaaattggaaaactgggcagcaaactgggaaataaggttcaatgttgataagtgcaaagttatgcattttggtagaaataatataaatgcaagttatacactatcTGTTTTGACTTTGCTAAGTCGTATTGCGGCAGCACAGGATTGGTAAAGGTATCACAATAACCAATTAAAAAGTGGTTTATATGTGAATTCAGTACGTAGGTTAGCCTGTCGAGTTAAGTCGATCACAggtaaaatagaaagaaaaaaaggtttattttgggGGGAGGGGTGATGGGCGTGGCTATAAAGCCAGTGTTCTCAAAGCTGTTCCCCTGTGAGATGCATAGCTAGACTTCCCCCGGCTACACAGAGATGTGTCTATTCAGCTTCCTTCTCTTCTCGAAAGGTAAGAAAACTTGTTTGAACCATCTGATAGATCTGTCACAGCTTTAAGCAAACGTAGGCTCATACTAACTGAGTAAAGCCTTCTGAAGCCCACTGGTTTCCTGCTTAATTCTATATGCACCCTAGAACACCACTAACGTTTACATAGACTCCTTTATGGTAGTTTTGACAATTCCATCAGACATTCCCCAAAAACAAATGTCCAGGAAATGCATTTGGGGATAATTATATAGTGAATTATTATGAAACAGAATGCATGGAACTTATTGAAAGGTACAAGGGATAAAGGCTGATGGTAGGGAATGGGGAATGGTTATTCTTCACTTGAGATGGGACTAATGAGATTTTAGTTGGGTTATGGTAAAGCattaagctattttttttttttaacccaatagATAGAGATCAGATCTATGCACATAGGTTCCCTAATACACATACACAAGTGTCACTGTAACCCTACTGCTCAGATGAGCAACACTTAGTTATTCTGTTCCATGCAAGGAGACCAGCTCACACAGCAGAGAGCATTGCACCAAAGCACATAGTTATTGCCCCAGACAGCAGGGAGGCAATGGGGAGTCCCCAATCTTCCTATCAAAATGGTTGAGACTCATGTcaagtgtcagactggcccacctggATACCTGGAAATGTCCCGGTGGAACAAAGAGgtaaaatagatggaaggatagttCTAGCacgtaattaaaaataataggagaataaagatgttgagtgaggaaaggaggaaaaatattttggagagtgggcccatggtctaaggttttctgatgggcccctgggTTCTTAGTCCGACACTGCTCATGTCCTATGGATCCCCTTTAGCTGTACCCCATACTCCCCCATTTCACCCCTCCATGTATAGCTGAAAGGTACCAAGATCTTGTGGGACACTCCAACTGGTACAGAAAGGACCAATAAAAATGACTTATGGGGACAACCCTTTCTTGCTTTCTCAGTCATTTACCGTGAAATGTGGGCCCAGGAAGGATAAATGAGGTTGTCTCCCTGTCCCCCCACACTAAGAGCAATGTATGTATGAGTGGAGAGTGAACCtataaaggcaaaaaaaccccacaaaatcCATAAACTGCTACTGCATAGAAATCCCAATATTCTTTGTGGAGATATGGCCcgtcaacattttatttttatattaacagagACACTTTTATGGCAAGCTTATCCAATTCAGCCTGTACCAACCACCATGCTTTATTGTTCATAGCACATATGTATACATAATACACAGACTCATCCTACTCATTTTGTTTCCCAGCTGTGGCTGTACAGATGGCTCTCTATCCAGTTGAAGAGGTTGTATTTGCTAAAGTGAATGGCACTGCCCGGATCTCTTGTTCATTTGACAGTGAATTTAATAGCATCACCAGGATTATCTGGTACAGAAAGACTTTTGCATTGGGAGAAGCTCCAAAGACAGTTGTAACGTGCGCAGGCAACAATAATACACATAAATACCTATGCGGCTCTGATGCAAACAGAACGACACTAACGATATTTAATGGGCAAATAAATGACTCAGGAATATATTACTGTGCTTCATACGAATCCATGGCTGGAAAGGGGACCCGTGTCATTGTGGGAGGTGAGTTTAATGCCTCTACGTCCGCAATATGTGTCAGTGTTTTTAAAGAGACCGAATCATTGTTAATCTAATAAAGGCAATGGAACATTTTAGATCAAATTTGTGTTTTCTTTAACTTTATCAAAGGGTTAAAACATGGTTTATCCTTTGATAATATATAATGGGACGCTTAGAGCAAGATTGCTATTTCCCCCTGCTCACACAGTTAAATGTACTGTACCATTCCTATAGGGAGTCACAAATGGAGATTTGGCAGCCACAGTAGTAGGTACaatattccttataatacatgagtgatactcagagttccctgtataactcagcctgcagccttgtgtctgtatatgggcacagaacccctcagtgactgctaatatccttatcatttacagtagggggtacattatcccttataatacatgagtgatactcagagttccctgtataactcagcctgcagccttgtgcctttaaatgggcacagaacccctcagtgactgctaatatccttatcatttacagtagggggtacattatcccttataatacatgagtgatactcagagttccctgtataactcagcctgcagccttgtgtctgtatatgggcacagaacccctcagtgactgctaatatccttatcatttacagtagggggtacattatcccttataatacatgagtgatactcagagttccctgtataactcagcctgcagccttgtgcctttatatgggcacagaacccctcagtgactgctaatatccttatcatttacagtagggggtacattatcccttataatacatgagtgatactcagagttccctgtataactcagcctgcagccttgtgcctttaaatgggcacagaacccctcagtgactgctaatatccttatcatttacagtagggggtacattatcccttataatacatgagtgatactcagagttccctgtataactcagcctgcagccttgtgcctttatatgggcacataacccctcagtgactgctaatatccttaccatttacagtagggggtacattatcccttataatacacgagtgatactcagtgttccctgtataactcagcctgcagccttatgcctttatatgggcacagaacccctcagtgactgctaatatccttatcatttacagtagggggtacattatcccttataaaacatgagtgatactcagagtctgGGATTTGTTCAGTTCTTTGTGACATCTTTTTATGATTTTAGATAATTCTACATCAAATACCACTGTCCATCTCCTGGCTCCATACAAAGTCCCTCTGGATTCCCAACCCATCCATCTGACCTGCGTGGTTCGTACATTGCACCAAATAGTCCGTTTGATTTGGAACATTTCTGGGAACCATCATGAGGGCAAAGTGATTGCTATGGAACATCCTGCAGGGACTTGGAACTTTATTAATCCCATCACAGTTGACAGAACACAATGGGACAATGGGAAACTGACTTGTGAGGTTCACTTTAATTCCTCTGTTATCAGTGCTCACCTTAATATTGTCAGCAAAGGTATGTTGTGCAATATATTTAACtatggatagaaagatagatagatagatagatagatagatgatagatacatagatcatatatagatacagtagatagacagatgagatagatgatagatagatgatagatagatgatagatagatagatagatgatagatagatagatagatagatagatagatagatgatagatagatagatagatagatacatagatacatagattatagatagatacagtagatagacagatgagatagatagatagatagatagacagatgatagatagatagatagatagatagatagatagatagatagatagatacatagattatagatagatacagtagatagacagatgcgatagatagatagatagatgaaagaaagatagatgatagatagatagatagatagatagatagatgatagatacatagattatagatagatacagtagatagacagatgagatagatagatagatagatagatagatacatagattatagatagatacagtagatagacagatgcgatagatagatagatagatagatagatagatagatagatagatagatacagtagatagacagatgtgatagatagatagatagatagatagatagatagatagatagatagatagatagaaagatagatgatagatagatagatagatgatagatgatagatacatagattatagatagatacagtagatagacagatgagatagatagatagatagatgatagatagatagatagatagatagatggatgacagatagatagatagatgatagatagatagatagatagatagatagatagatagatagatacatagattatagatagatacagtagatatagaCAGatgcgatagatagatagatagatagatagatagatgaaagaaagatagatgatatatagatagatacagtagatagatagatgatagatagatataacaTGATGGGATGATATCCTGCTTGTATAATATTggtatttgatatattttttcccttttctcttgttTTAAACATAGAAAGCACAACATTTGGCCACAGATGTGCCGCATCTCTAATTCCAGTGTTGATTGGCATTCTCTTGTTACTTACAATACTTTCCGGCCATCTCTTGTGGATTTTTAAACAACCAGGTAACAAGGAGGCTGCTTATATAGCCTCACCTAAGCTGCTGCGGTCTCTGGCTTTCCCATTGTTTCAtaaatctttataaaaaaaagaaacatttccaaAAGTAGCCTCCCATGTGGAATTCCTAGTGAGTTactataacccagtgatccccaaccagtggctcagggcaacatgttgctccccaaccccttggatgttgctctcagtgcccccaaaccagggagttatttttgaattcctgacttgggggcaagttttggttgaataaaaacaagatttcctaccaaataaagcccctgaaagctgatagggtgcatagaggcccctaatagccaatcacagcccttatttggctcctccatgaacttttatggtgcttgtgttgctctccaagtctttttacattcgactgtggctcacgagtaagaaaggttggggacccctgctataagcTCTACCAGTACAGGCGTTCctttgtactaagcacagttgTGCAGGAAAGTCATACACCTATACCAGCATACAGTAGTTATTCCCTTGTACTACATGCAGTTAAATAGAAGCAGTTCCCTGTTTGGCTATAGCCTCAAGTTATGTGACCATATACTACATATTTCCTGGTAATGAGTAAGCAATAGCTCACAAATCCCTCTTCTTGTATATAATGGGTGGGTAAAACTGCAAAAGAATTCCCTTAAATCTTTTTTGCCTTCTCATACTTTAACACATATTAGTGTATGAAGGATCCGCTGTCCATACTTTATacagaatatttattaaatgatatgcttttaaaggggccgttcaccttcaagttaacatttaatggccagttcttagcaagttttcaaatggtcttcactTTTTCTGAACTGAACTGAAATAGTTTCTGaactatttgcctccttcttctgactctttccagctttcaaatggggctacaattgtattgttagtGTCATTtcatattacttatctttctattccagtGCTTTCCtacttatattccagtctctcaatcaaatCAGTACCcagttgctaggttaatttggaccctagaaaccagatagctgctgaaatgccaaactatAAAGctgctaaatcattcaaaacttacaaataataaaaaatgaagaccaactgcaaaagtTAGAATCACTCTCTacgtcatattaaaagttaatttaaaagttcaATATGAACCCTTTGAGACTGGTCTGCATTACAGTATAGCTAAACTGTGTTTATTACGATAAGGGGACAACAAATCTGACAAGAACTCAATGGGAATTTATCCAGTTACTTAGGCCCAACCCAAATTGCAGGCCTTGGTTATCCCTTACTTACCCAAGCTGAGGAGGGCTATGACCTGGTTAagagcagggtgcaaaaaaaaaaaaagccttgtcCCTTGATGATGATGTTGGTTTAGCAGGGTGAAAGCTCCCACTGCACATGTCTATGGAgatttccattcattcaggtcatggtatatctagtataaataaatctaaagcaactggccttgctgagtaatcattgaagacgtttcactactcatccgagcagcttctccagttcaactgactggtatgggaagtcctcagtatatgtactcttccactaatccaatcacaatggtagaGTAGTGGAAAACTATATATGCcaagggcttcccataccagtcagttgaactggaGAAGTGCttgaatgagtagtgaaatgtcttcaatgattactcagtaAGTCCAGTTGCCCTAGTACTGTCCTAAACCTCTTCTGTTTAACCCAGAGGTTAGTGTTGGATTCTGTAACAGTTTCTGGAAGGCATTATGTGGAGTCTTCTCTTTAGATAAACAGTGACACCCCCAGCGATAGGAGGAGAATTATTTCCATGGGCCAGTGAAAAGCTTGGGGATGAGTGGCTGTCAGCCAATCACAGTGAACTAGTAGAGCTGCTCTTTGTTTGAATCCTATGTTAAGCTTATGTTTGTGAGCATAACTTTAGATCTATTATTTAAGGTTGAGTTTTATCATTCGCTCCCTTACATATTGGCTCAATCATTTGTTTATTCAGGTAGTGCGGAATATTGTAGCCTTTATTCATACTATCTCTTTAGCTGTggagattttaaaaaatattaaattattctGCTTCCTACACACTCTTCTTCTGTTTGGTAGAGTGGGAGGTGGGTGATCAGAAAAGGAAAATATAGATATTGGGCACTCAAGTGAGTTGGGCGCTTAAGGTGAATGATCCCCCTAGTTTCTGCAATGTCAATGTGATCAAGTGGATCCTTATTGTTCCACCTAAATTGAATGTTTTAGTCATTATATGAACCAGTCAATTGAGTTTGAGGTCTCATTTTCTCCAGGTGTTAGGCGATACGGACCTTAAATTCAGGATGAGTGAAGCCTGTGCCAATAGGACAGATcagtaataaaatacaaaatgttgaATGAAAGTGACAATATACAGTCAATTCATGATTTTGTTCTGTTTCAGGTCAAAAGAAAACTGAGCGAGAGACGTCTGTAAGCGACACTCAGGTACAATCAGAATTAAACAAGTGCtcacaggggtcatttataaatgaatGGCAAATTGATTTAATTTATCGAGGCAATGCACAACTATTCCTATTGAGCCTTGGGATCCCCACGACTGCCAGCACATTAGACTTAATGGTGGCCCCAGGGTTCCTACGGCTGGGTGCAGCAATGGGTGCACCAGAATTACGCCC from Xenopus tropicalis strain Nigerian unplaced genomic scaffold, UCB_Xtro_10.0 Sca18, whole genome shotgun sequence includes these protein-coding regions:
- the LOC116408204 gene encoding uncharacterized protein LOC116408204; translated protein: MALYPVEEVVFAKVNGTARISCSFDSEFNSITRIIWYRKTFALGEAPKTVVTCAGNNNTHKYLCGSDANRTTLTIFNGQINDSGIYYCASYESMAGKGTRVIVGDNSTSNTTVHLLAPYKVPLDSQPIHLTCVVRTLHQIVRLIWNISGNHHEGKVIAMEHPAGTWNFINPITVDRTQWDNGKLTCEVHFNSSVISAHLNIVSKESTTFGHRCAASLIPVLIGILLLLTILSGHLLWIFKQPGQKKTERETSVSDTQDGIVYAELNRGSLNPHRTE